In Syntrophobacterales bacterium, the genomic stretch AGTGACTTCTTGTCTCTATTTGAGCCAGTATGCGGCGATATCAATTTTTTGTATTCCGTCTGCCCCATGACGCTTATGCCTCGGTCCGTGATATAGCATTCGCCATTGAGTTGCTTCATACAGATGTTATTATCACAACAACAAATTTTTCATATATCCAAGGAAATCATCATATTGATCTGTAGCAAGCGAGGGTAATTCACGTTCTTCAAGGGAGAGTTGCTTTAATACATGGCGGCGAATGTTTACACTGTTGCGTTGTAACTCTCTTGGTGAAATAATCACTCCAGCACGAAGTTTTTCCGATAAAATTGAACTTGCTATAACCATTATAGTATCATCGTGAATCACACGGAATTGTTCTGCAACATCGGCAAATGCTTTTTGCCGCTCAGGTTTGCCTATTTTATCAAACAAACCGCCCATCTCTTTACACTCCATTCTAAAACTTTGACTCACGGCATCGGTAATAGTAAGTTTTGATAAATCGCCGGACTGAATTTGCTTTGAGAATACGTTTCTAGAAATATCGAAAGAAGGATTGGTTCCCAACCCGTCTGCCGCTATGGTAAAGCAAATCAATGAGCTGTCTTTGTATTCACCGTTTCGACTGATTCTCCCCCCGAGTTGTAAATAACTTGCAAGAGAACGCATTTCACAAAACCCATAGTGAAAAGAAAAATCCATCCCACATTCGACGCAGCTTGTGGCAACAAGCGTCCAATCCGAAGGATAGTTTGTTTTTTGATCCAAGCGACGCTTAACTTTATTGATGACAATTTCCCGATCGTTTGGAGTCAGCGCGGTTGACAAGTGCAGTACATCATGCCCAATCTTCTTGAGAGTCTTTGCCAAACAAGCTGCGGATCGAACGGTATTCAAAACCACAAGCCGTGAACCAATGTGTTGGTTTATAAAGTCGATAAATGAGCGTAGATCCTTGAAATGAGGTACATTTTGTTCGTGAATATTTAGATTAATCCTGTTCCTTTCAAAGCATTCCATGCCCTGAGACAGTTGTTCTGTCACCAAAGGGGATACATGCACGTTTTTGAAAGCTGGGTTCTCCCAAAGTTTAAAAGATGTTCCCGAGCAAAGGCAAAAACGGCATCCCCATTGGCTGCTCAATTCCGTAATCCATCTCCAAGCCGCAGGCATTAGACCTATTGGTAACGCGGCATGACTTTCGTCGATAATGACACCACTGCCGGATAATTGATGAAGTTTTCGCAGTTTTGAGGGGAGATTGCTTGCAATGGTTTCGAAAAACTGCACTGCTGTTGTCACGATGATTGGAGCAGTCCAGGTAGACGCTAAATGACGCAACTCAATACTTTCAAAGTCCGCTTGATGGTGGTGTTCTGCAACGATTTCTGCTCGATGTTCTCCGTCAAGAACCAATGCATCACGAAGAACATCTACAGTCTGTGTGATGATATTTGTATACGGTATCACGACAAAAATATGACGCAAGGTATGTTCAGCAGCCAATTTTAGCATATGAGCCATGACTGCTGTTGTCTTGCCGGTGCCAACAGGGCTGTTGCAATACTCCAATGCTTGTTCGGTGGATGCATTTTTGCAACAAGCATAAAATTCACTGCGAAGTCGATTCCGTTCAGACTGAGAATCATCCGCTTTTCTTTGCAAACAGCGGACGTAAACGTCTAGTTTTTTCAGACGTTCTGTCCAGCGCGTATGGGGTTGTAACAATTTTTCTCCAGCTGTGTCCGAATAGTCTGCGTCTACAAGGCAGCTCGTAAGTATGCGGTATTCTAAGGAAGACAGCTTTGGCAGCATCTCTGACAGATGCTGATTACCCATATCCAAAGAGTTGATTTCTCCTTTGTGTAAATTAAGATATCCACAAATATGCATGTCACTGTCAGCCGCTGCTGATGCAAAACGGAATGGAGCAACCTCAACCATTTTCTCTTTAATATTAGGAAGCCCTGGGCGATGATGCGCATAAACAAGCGTTGCGGATGGAGATTCAAAAGCAGATCCAAGCAAATATTTGACGCCTGCGTCTCGATGTTCTATGGGAAGGCGCTTGGCCTTAACTTTTTCTAATAAGACTTCCTGATTCTGAGCGGCCAATTTTCCTAGATCGTGATAGATCGCCGCCTCTGTCACAATATTGAGATAACTTTTCGCTTTTTCTTCATCAATATAGGGAAAGATTTCGCTCACATTTGTGCGGGTACGCTCAACCACTCCGGTCACATGCTCACCATATAACTGAGATGGTCTACCATTTCTTGCGCTATGAGCCAGAGGCTTCATAGTGTATCCATCAGATTAGCGACAGGAGAAGTTTTTCCCTTGAGCACCTTATTGAGTTCTGCAAAGCTCTCTAGCAGCGCGTTCTCGTCGTAATCCCTCCATGAAACAGCTTGGCCGGTGCCGTTTCCGGTTCTCACAGGAGTCAATGCCTCAATAATTTTGAAATCGCTAAATGTGCCGCGGGCGCGATTGTGCTCGACATAAAATGCATATCGAATGTCAACCTGAGAACGGATATAAGAAGCAGTTTCCTTATAGGCATACGGAATCAAACGAAGAAGCAGATCAATATCTTTTTTGGTACAACGCGTTTTTTGCGCGGCAGTTGCATTGATAAAAAATGGCATTGTATACAACCCATAAGAAATAATTCGGTAGGACAGTGGAGCCATGCCTTTGCTTTTATCATCTTCTACAGGCAATACTTTGGTTGTGGTCATACGTTCAATTTTAACTGGATCAAGAGAAACCCCCAACCCGAATTGAACTACCCCTGAGGAAATAAATGAGCCTTTATCGCCCGACGCTTCTTCTAAAAATGTTGTTCCGAAAACACGAACATCCCAGTATTTTCCCAGCAACTCCTCTGAGGTTAACTCTTTGACATCATTGCGCTTTGTGTCTTTGCTCTCCAAAATATCAAAGCCGGTTTCCGTCAATCCCAGTTCGCATGAAAGCTCTTGCCAAACGGGGGAATCTTTTGCGCTGACCAAGTCGCGCAATTTGCGTTTGAAAGAAACAGGTGAGATTTCGCCGCGTCCGTCTTGTCTGGTACGAGGGTCACTTTCCCTGTCAGGATCACCGTTGGGATTAGAATCTTTTACATCAATTAGAAGTAAACCCGTTCCTCTTTTGATAAAATCACTCATTGGCC encodes the following:
- a CDS encoding DEAD/DEAH box helicase, translated to MKPLAHSARNGRPSQLYGEHVTGVVERTRTNVSEIFPYIDEEKAKSYLNIVTEAAIYHDLGKLAAQNQEVLLEKVKAKRLPIEHRDAGVKYLLGSAFESPSATLVYAHHRPGLPNIKEKMVEVAPFRFASAAADSDMHICGYLNLHKGEINSLDMGNQHLSEMLPKLSSLEYRILTSCLVDADYSDTAGEKLLQPHTRWTERLKKLDVYVRCLQRKADDSQSERNRLRSEFYACCKNASTEQALEYCNSPVGTGKTTAVMAHMLKLAAEHTLRHIFVVIPYTNIITQTVDVLRDALVLDGEHRAEIVAEHHHQADFESIELRHLASTWTAPIIVTTAVQFFETIASNLPSKLRKLHQLSGSGVIIDESHAALPIGLMPAAWRWITELSSQWGCRFCLCSGTSFKLWENPAFKNVHVSPLVTEQLSQGMECFERNRINLNIHEQNVPHFKDLRSFIDFINQHIGSRLVVLNTVRSAACLAKTLKKIGHDVLHLSTALTPNDREIVINKVKRRLDQKTNYPSDWTLVATSCVECGMDFSFHYGFCEMRSLASYLQLGGRISRNGEYKDSSLICFTIAADGLGTNPSFDISRNVFSKQIQSGDLSKLTITDAVSQSFRMECKEMGGLFDKIGKPERQKAFADVAEQFRVIHDDTIMVIASSILSEKLRAGVIISPRELQRNSVNIRRHVLKQLSLEERELPSLATDQYDDFLGYMKNLLL
- a CDS encoding type I CRISPR-associated protein Cas7 codes for the protein MSDFIKRGTGLLLIDVKDSNPNGDPDRESDPRTRQDGRGEISPVSFKRKLRDLVSAKDSPVWQELSCELGLTETGFDILESKDTKRNDVKELTSEELLGKYWDVRVFGTTFLEEASGDKGSFISSGVVQFGLGVSLDPVKIERMTTTKVLPVEDDKSKGMAPLSYRIISYGLYTMPFFINATAAQKTRCTKKDIDLLLRLIPYAYKETASYIRSQVDIRYAFYVEHNRARGTFSDFKIIEALTPVRTGNGTGQAVSWRDYDENALLESFAELNKVLKGKTSPVANLMDTL